The following are encoded together in the Primulina tabacum isolate GXHZ01 chromosome 18, ASM2559414v2, whole genome shotgun sequence genome:
- the LOC142533176 gene encoding uncharacterized protein LOC142533176: MSKENDPPKWEAKSTAKLSKSTVEEAWQLVEDFCSFDKCLPTIDTCYKIEGSDGEPGLVRYCAATDGGGVVLRWCHEKLVTIDPTTRCLSYEVLENNMGIKGYESTIKVIPIDGGDELHGCLIEWSFLADPVEGMNSEDMANYLELSLQAMAENMEKALEKVSYN, translated from the coding sequence ATGTCAAAAGAAAACGATCCTCCAAAATGGGAAGCCAAATCCACAGCAAAATTAAGCAAGTCCACCGTGGAAGAGGCGTGGCAGCTCGTAGAGGATTTCTGCAGCTTCGACAAATGCTTGCCAACCATTGACACATGCTACAAGATCGAAGGGTCGGACGGGGAGCCCGGCCTAGTCCGATACTGCGCTGCCACTGACGGAGGCGGAGTGGTTCTGAGGTGGTGCCATGAGAAGTTGGTTACCATTGATCCAACTACCAGGTGTTTGAGCTATGAAGTTTTGGAGAATAACATGGGAATCAAGGGTTATGAATCAACCATAAAAGTCATCCCAATTGACGGTGGGGATGAGCTGCATGGTTGCTTGATCGAATGGTCGTTCTTGGCTGATCCGGTTGAAGGGATGAACTCTGAGGATATGGCTAATTATCTTGAGCTTAGTCTTCAAGCGATGGCAGAAAATATGGAGAAAGCTTTGGAAAAAGTGAGCTATAATTAG
- the LOC142533973 gene encoding LOW QUALITY PROTEIN: WPP domain-associated protein (The sequence of the model RefSeq protein was modified relative to this genomic sequence to represent the inferred CDS: deleted 1 base in 1 codon; substituted 1 base at 1 genomic stop codon), whose product MDDIFGQINCKSSADSIVMKILRTAMDKAHEKVQSKDGPIEFLHERSTFYELAAILVEGGLNIVQEEMDILEGSCDKILSDLIEIRHWLQGRIQDMKRLIVEKDKDLIQRSTNETKLRQALELKERELVNMYEKLEPERFKNGTAEGDISELKSSVDQQMWSIKQKLEDEEKCLTSETKKRTSNISSPDLSFDFLYNEMSKNSGSVEESSSGIDRFSKIKLKSGLARPNQNILIRRMSSDIDLLKETLDLAFGKMQSAEVLPLEKQWRWGIEKDVESILVKGFIRDIRVHAEMEKKVGFLKDNWFDSLNRIQTFHHDDVHEKPPDMQENSEFFTVLVRANSEPLPDNMSEDKLEVDTKFNRYNYVGKMVKNHESIIRKQNLEWNWLRKEVLKRKGSASLDRETXENNGLEKGTQDAFKNVDSLFERNYYYDHRTKEDDDRERRMTIPMPHTKIKHTLSSVEKLEEERDCLCLQITLMEDAYRILFQGIVKDISSELYSIDTERLTKNDGGDLENSSFPEMIESQLKEDVYVVFLKEMAEALKLENDAYALESHNKDDIYQLPVVEATKDLQKSEAIKQNCFQEGTPHSRKPARAHNFQEGTSHFNKFNPEGGESLTRKLYSLLKCLEAEEDLMLRASSEIKKHSENHDLVISNCEEMDERNAIEWLLNDDESTLNSVSDKLGKALRQLHTSKELLVDLEQSLEASDDLGDGCYPVEQLNNSPNDKFKQNDRSDEVLAPIIRFQQVLGNVERAVHENLENKCFRLEVLNRQVGELIKPVSHIRTRKLLYKKAFILRCHNLKVAESEVDLLGDQVESLFCLLERIYIELNQNAVDLSHYFEVGVIFVYFSSNFLQLISAVCLCPQIARINHRV is encoded by the exons ATGGATGATATTTTTGGTCAGATTAATTGTAAATCGAGTGCCGACTCGATAGTGATGAAGATTTTGAGAACAGCAATGGATAAAGCTCATGAAAAAGTGCAGTCCAAGGACGGGCCTATCGAGTTCTTACACGAGAGATCAACGTTTTACGAGCTCGCAGCTATCTTAGTCGAGGGTGGTCTCAATATTGTACAGGAGGAGATGGACATTCTTGAGGGAAGCTGTGACAAAATCCTCTCAGACTTGATAGAAATCCGACACTGGCTCCAGGGGAGGATCCAGGACATGAAACGTCTTATAGTCGAAAAAGATAAAGATTTGATCCAGAGATCTACAAACGAGACGAAACTCCGgcaggcacttgaattgaaagaaAGAGAGTTAGTTAATATGTATGAGAAGCTAGAGCCTGAACGGTTCAAGAATGGAACTGCAGAAGGAGACATCTCAGAATTGAAAAGTTCAGTAGACCAGCAGATGTGGAGTATAAAGCAGAAACTTGAGGATGAGGAGAAGTGTTTGACCAGTGAAACAAAGAAGAGAACATCGAATATTTCGAGCCCGGATCTTAGTTTCGATTTCTTGTACAATGAAATGAGCAAAAATTCAGGTTCTGTGGAGGAAAGTTCTTCCGGGATCGACAGATTTTCGAAGATAAAATTGAAGAGTGGGTTAGCAAGACCTAATCAGAACATACTGATCCGGCGGATGAGCTCAGATATCGATCTTTTGAAAGAAACGTTGGATCTTGCTTTTGGAAAGATGCAGAGCGCTGAGGTTCTCCCCTTGGAGAAACAATGGAGGTGGGGAATAGAGAAAGACGTGGAGTCTATTTTGGTGAAAGGCTTCATAAGGGATATCCGTGTCCATGCAGAAATGGAAAAAAAAGTTGGTTTCTTGAAGGATAATTGGTTCGACAGCCTCAATCGAATTCAAACCTTTCATCATGATGATGTACATGAGAAACCACCAGATATGCAAGAGAATTCAGAGTTTTTTACCGTATTAGTGAGAGCCAATTCCGAACCTCTACCTGATAATATGAGTGAAGATAAGCTTGAGGTGGATACCAAATTTAACAGATACAACTATGTAGGGAAAATGGTGAAGAATCATGAGTCGATCATAAGAAAACAGAACCTGGAATGGAATTGGCTGAGAAAGGAAGTTCTTAAAAGAAAGGGTTCTGCATCTTTGGACAGGGAAACATGA GAAAATAATGGACTTGAAAAAGGAACACAAGATGCTTTTAAAAATGTAGATAGCCTTTTCGAAAGGAACTACTATTATGATCACAGAACGAAAGAAGACGACGATCGAGAAAGGAGAATGACCATTCCAATGCCACACACGAAAATAAAGCACACTTTGAGTTCTGTAGAAAAGTTAGAAGAGGAGAGAGATTGCTTGTGTTTACAAATAACACTAATGGAAGATGCTTATCGGATTCTTTTTCAAGGTATAGTGAAAGATATCAGCAGTGAGTTGTATTCTATAGATACTGAGAGATTAACAAAAAATGATGGTGGTGATTTAGAAAATTCAAGTTTTCCTGAGATGATAGAAAGCCAGTTAAAGGAGGATGTTTATGTGGTTTTCTTAAAAGAGATGGCTGAAGCTCTCAAGTTGGAAAACGATGCTTATGCACTTGAGAGTCACAATAAAGATGATATATATCAGTTACCTGTAGTTGAGGCCACGAAAGATTTACAAAAGTCAGAAGCAATAAAGCAGAACTGTTTTCAAGAAGGTACACCTCATTCAAGGAAGCCAGCAAGAgctcataattttcaagaaggTACATCCCATTTCAACAAATTCAATCCCGAAGGAGGGGAAAGCTTAACTCGAAAGCTCTATTCATTATTAAAATGTTTGGAAGCGGAGGAAGACTTAATGCTAAGAGCAAGTTCTGAAATAAAGAAACATAGTGAAAATCATGACCTTGTTATATCAAATTGTGAAGAAATGGATGAACGAAATGCCATTGAATGGTTGTTGAACGATGATGAAAGTACACTCAATTCAGTGAGTGATAAACTAGGGAAAGCTCTGCGACAATTGCATACAAGCAAGGAGTTGTTAGTGGATTTAGAACAAAGTTTGGAAGCATCTGATGATTTGGGAGATGGTTGTTATCCAGTTGAACAACTAAACAACTCACCGAACGATAAATTCAAACAGAACGATCGATCTGATGAAGTTCTGGCTCCCATCATTCGGTTTCAGCAAGTACTGGGGAATGTGGAGCGCGCTGTACATGAAAATCTAGAGAATAAATGCTTTCG GCTGGAAGTATTGAACCGTCAGGTGGGTGAACTTATCAAGCCTGTGTCTCATATCAGAACAAGAAAGTTGCTCTACAAGAAGGCTTTCATATTGAGATGTCACAACTTGAAAGTAGCTGAATCTGAG GTCGATTTACTCGGTGATCAAGTGGAATCCCTCTTCTGCCTGCTCGAGAGGATATATATTGAACTGAATCAAAATGCCGTTGATTTGTCTCACTACTTTGAGGTTGGAGTCATTTTTGTGTATTTTTCTAGCAATTTTTTACAGCTGATTTCAGCCGTGTGTTTATGTCCCCAAATCGCGCGGATCAATCACAGGGTATAA
- the LOC142533842 gene encoding CDP-diacylglycerol--glycerol-3-phosphate 3-phosphatidyltransferase 2-like, producing the protein MPGTLKLTNFIPIHAHKPYKFLNSLSSPAAVATATASTGVHESIIRQKCSSAFWFRTFRCTHSAQRRITQNISRSQDRHHLAGGFRGEKYCAFSSDSEKRSQDGHFDAQMDATVNGKIGNQYYESDVSPLQNHRDNPPSQPSKLLTLPTILTIGRVAAVPVLVCTFYVESWWGPTATTAIFLVAAITDWLDGYLARKMKLGTPFGAFLDPVADKLMVAATLILLCTRPHETGMFGQAQWLVTVPAIAIIGREITMSAVREWAASQDKKLLEAVAVNNLGKWKTAAQMSALTILLASRDGSLVGAGTLVSSGIVLLYISAWLAVWSLFVYMRKIWKVLLR; encoded by the exons ATGCCAGGCACCCTCAAACTCACCAATTTTATTCCCATTCACGCGCACAAGCCCTACAAATTCCTCAACTCTCTCTCTTCTCCCGCCGCCGTCGCTACCGCCACCGCCAGCACTGGTGTTCACGAATCAATCATCCGCCAAAAATGTTCGTCCGCCTTCTGGTTCCGGACATTCCGATGCACACACTCTGCGCAACGTAGAATCACCCAGAATATTTCACGCAGCCAAGACCGCCACCATCTCGCCGGAGGCTTTCGTGGCGAGAAATATTGCGCATTCAGCTCCGATTCGGAAAAGAGAAGTCAAGACGGTCATTTCGATGCTCAAATGGATGCCACTGTCAATGGAAAGATCGGCAACCAATATTACGAATCTGACGTGTCGCCGTTGCAAAACCATCGAGATAATCCGCCATCTCAGCCGTCAAAATTGCTCACGTTGCCTACGATCTTAACCATTGGCCGCGTAGCTGCCGTGCCAGTTCTCGTGTGCA CCTTTTACGTCGAGAGCTGGTGGGGACCAACTGCTACAACTGCTATTTTCCTTGTGGCTGCAATTACAGATTGGCTTGATGGATACCTTGCTCGAAAG ATGAAATTGGGAACTCCCTTTGGTGCATTTTTGGACCCAGTGGCTGATAAG CTTATGGTTGCTGCCACCTTGATCTTGTTGTGTACCAGGCCTCATGAGACTGGTATGTTTGGGCAAGCACAATGGCTGGTTACTGTACCTGCAATTGCTATAATTGGTAGAGAG ATAACCATGTCTGCAGTTAGAGAATGGGCTGCTTCTCAGGACAAAAAACTTCTCGAG GCCGTGGCAGTTAATAACTTGGGAAAATGGAAAACTGCTGCACAGATGAGTGCATTGACTATACTTTTGGCTAGCAGAGACGGCAG TCTTGTAGGGGCTGGAACTCTCGTTTCTTCTGGGATCGTGTTGCTTTACATTTCTGCATGGCTTGCCGTGTGGTCTTTGTTTGTGTATATGAGAAAGATATGGAAGGTGCTGCTGAGATAG
- the LOC142533843 gene encoding putative serine/threonine-protein kinase PBL7, giving the protein MGWFLCTGKSRKKGKKPVEIKSEDQIPSNLEKQKSNPAEATNDGGSGHIAAHTFTFRELANATKNFRADCLLGEGGFGRVYKGRLESTNQIVAIKQLDRNGLQGNREFLVEVLMLSLLHHSNLVNLIGYCADGDQRLLVYEYMPLGSLEDHLHDILPPDKKRLDWNTRMKIAAGAAKGLEYLHDKANPPVIYRDLKCSNILLDECYHPKLSDFGLAKLGPVGDKTHVSTRVMGTYGYCAPEYAMTGQLTLKSDVYSFGVVLLEIITGRKAIDNSRAAGEHNLVAWARPLFKDRRKFSQMADPVLQGQYPARGLYQALAIAAMCVQEQPNMRPLMADVVTALTYLASQKYNPETQPIQKTGSGSSTPRIRREQR; this is encoded by the exons ATGGGTTGGTTCCTCTGTACTGGAAAATCAAGGAAGAAAGGGAAGAAGCCGGTGGAAATCAAGTCTGAAGATCAGATCCCATCAAACTTAG AAAAACAGAAATCAAATCCTGCTGAGGCTACTAACGATGGAGGTTCTGGTCATATTGCTGCACATACATTTACATTTCGGGAGTTAGCGAATGCAACCAAGAACTTTAGGGCAGATTGTCTGTTGGGTGAAGGTGGATTTGGAAGAGTGTATAAGGGAAGACTGGAGAGCACTAATCAG ATTGTCGCAATAAAGCAACTTGATCGGAATGGTTTGCAAGGGAACCGTGAATTTCTTGTAGAAGTTTTGATGTTAAGTCTACTTCATCATTCGAACTTGGTAAACTTGATCGGGTATTGTGCTGATGGTGATCAGAGGCTTTTGGTGTATGAATACATGCCATTAGGATCGTTGGAAGATCATCTACATG AT ATCCTTCCACCAGATAAAAAGCGTCTCGACTGGAATACAAGAATGAAAATAGCTGCTGGTGCAGCCAAAGGGTTGGAATATTTGCATGATAAAGCAAATCCACCTGTTATATATCGAGATTTAAAgtgctcaaacattttacttGACGAATGCTATCACCCCAAGCTATCTGATTTTGGTTTGGCCAAATTGGGGCCTGTTGGTGATAAGACCCACGTATCTACTAGAGTAATGGGAACTTATGGATATTGTGCACCCGAATATGCCATGACAGGGCAGCTTACACTGAAATCAGATGTTTATAGTTTTGGTGTTGTCCTTCTAGAGATCATCACAGGAAGAAAGGCTATTGACAATTCAAGAGCTGCTGGCGAGCACAATTTGGTCGCTTGG GCTCGACCTTTGTTTAAAGACCGTAGAAAGTTCTCACAGATGGCCGATCCTGTACTCCAAGGCCAGTACCCAGCTAGAGGCTTGTATCAAGCTCTAGCCATTGCTGCAATGTGTGTTCAGGAGCAACCAAACATGCGACCTCTCATGGCCGATGTTGTTACAGCTCTAACATATCTTGCTTCCCAGAAGTACAACCCTGAAACACAACCAATACAGAAAACAGGCTCAGGTTCCTCCACGCCAAGAATTCGAAGGGAACAGCGATAG